In the Sandaracinus amylolyticus genome, TCACGTCGAAGGGCTCGACGGTCTGGATCGCGACCACGAACACCTGCGACGAGAGCGGGTGCAGCCGGCGCGTCGCGACGGCGCCGTCGAGGTAGAAGGCGACCTGCCCGTGATAGAGGCGCCCCGCGACCTCGCGCGCGAGCTGCTCGAGCGTCTCCGCGCGCGTGCTCTTCAGATCGACGAGGTACGCGGGGGCGACGTAGTCGAGCCGGCCCTTGCACGCGATGCCGGTCGCCTCGTCGTGCCACGTGAGCACCTCTTCGGCGTGTCCGCCGCGGAGCAGGTCGCGCACCGCCGGATGCGCGAGCGCCGCTTCCGCGCAGCGCGAGACGAGCGCGTGCTCGTCGGCGTCGACGATCACCGCGTCCGGATCGATCGACGCGCGCCACGCCGCCTTCGCTTCTTTCGCTTCCTTCCTGCGGCCGTCGCCGAAGTCGGGCTCGACGATGAAGCGGGTAGCCCAGAGCTCGGGCTCGAGCACCGCGCAGTGGATCAGCGTCCCGAGACGAAGCGCGCGCGTGTCCTCGCGCGCGTGATCGCGGCGGTACTCGAGCAGCTTCGCGGAGGTCGCGAGGTGCACGAGCGTCGACCAGTTGACCGCGTCGATCGACGCGTAGTCGACGCCGCTCACGTTCGGCCTCGGTCGAGAAGTTCGTCGTCCGCCTCGATCGCCGCGCTGGCGTCGATCGACGGGCGCGTGGGCTCCGGCTCGGCGCACCACGACGGCACCGGTTTGCCCGCGTCGATGAATAGCTGCCGCGCTCGCGCGCGGTCTTCGCGCTCGCGAGCCTCGCGCTCGTTGGCTTCGGCCACCTGCGCGATGTCCCAGGCGGCGTGCTCGGGCGACCCGGGGGCTGCCCACGGGCGCCGGAGGTCGACCTTCGGTCCGTTCATCACGCCGCCTTCCTGCGCGCTTCGTCGCGCGCCTCGAGAGCCCTCGTCTGCGCCGAGCGCGCGAGCTCCATCGCCCGCGCTGCCTTGTCGCGCTGCTCGTCGAGCCACCCCTTCGGCGCGACCGGGTATCCGCCGCCCGCGGCGTACGCGAGTTCGTCGTCGATCTCGCGGCGCGCGCGCTGCGCGGCCGCGAAGCACTCGGTCGCGAGCGCATCGAGCTGCTCGGCGCGGCGCGCCGGATCGCGGTGCTCCGCCGCGCGCGTATCCGAGCACGTCGAGCAGTAGAGTTGATCGAGCGGCTTCGTGAAGACCGAGTGCCCGCACACGAGCACGACCCACTGCTTCCCGCTCTCGCGCGCGGCGAACGTCGCGGCGTCGCACGACGCGCAGCCCTCGCACCGCTCGGGATCGCGGAACGGGCCGCGGTCGACGATGCCGTCGATGCAGGTGCCGGCGAGCGTCACGACGCCACCGCCAGACCGCCCACCGTCGCGAGGCGCGCGAGGTAGTCGCGCACCGCGTCGTCGCCCCACGCGTGCAGCAGCACGAGCGCGGAACCGAAGCTCTTAGTGACGTCGTCCTTGGCGAACGCGTCCTCGGCCGCCTCCCACCACGAGAAGGGCACGCCACCCTCGGCGACGAGACGGATCTCGGCGACGCGCTTCCGCCATCCGAGGTCGATGCGGACCGGGTGATCGACGAGCTCGGCGCTGTACCAAGGCTTCGCGGCCCACGAGTCGGGCGCGCGGAAGTACTCGTTCGCGATCGGCACGAGGCCGCGGAAGCGGATGCGTGCCGCGCAGAGCGCGCTGAGGAACGCGGTGCGCTCGACGAGCCCCTTGTGACGCACGAGGCAGGACTCGTGGACGTACGACCCGAGGCCCTCGCCGAGCACGTGCCATCGCGTTTGGTCGGCCATCGACACCGCGGTCGCCTCCCAGCCACGCGCGCAGATCGCGCAGGTGTGGCGGCGCACGTCGACGATGAACGTCGAGACCTCGCCGGTGCGATCGCGTCTCGTCAGCACGAGCTGACCGAACTCGTCGTATCCGACGCGGCCGTCGTCGGTGATCGGGCGAACGATGTTCACGCCGCCCTCGACGGAGCGAGGACCGCCATCGCGTCGACGAAGCGGTCGCGCTTGTCGCGCAGCCGCTTCTCGGCGAGCGCCTCGGCCGCGGGAAGCGTGTCCGCGCTCCCCGTCGCGAGCGGCGTCATCGACGGGTCGCGCGTGTCGGTGATCGACACGCACCAACCGGTCGGCTGGTGCCACGCGCAGACGAGCAGCTGCGCGACCACGCCTGCCCAGTGCGTCTCGTGCATCGCGACGCAGACGACGCCGAGCACGACGATCGACGTCGGGTGCGCAGGCCGCTCCGGGCGCGTCGGATCGAGCCAGCTCATCGGCCCCTCGCGATCGCGCGGTGCGCGCGGGCAGTGCGACGCGAGCGGAACGCGGCCGCGAGCATCACGACCGCGGCGTCGAAGTCCTCCTCGCGGAACATGCGGCGGGCCGCTGCGGCGTAGACGCGGGCGCGGCGCGAGGCCTCGCGCGCGATGTTCCGGTTCGCGCTGCGGATCGACGCGCGCGCGGTGAGCGCGGGCGCGATCACGAGGTCGCCCCGCGGTAGTCGCCTTCGACGCCGTGGCGGCTCGGGGCGAGATCGGGAAGACGCGACGGGCGCGGGATGTACGGGCCGCGGCGTGCGCTCTCGATGAGCTTCGAGATGCACGCGCGGATGGTCGGGTCGGTCGTGCGCGCGAGGCGCGCCTCGAGGTCTCGCGCGACCTGGCTCTCCATCGCGGGCGGGAGCGCAGCGGAGCGAGCGCGCGCGGCGAAATACGCCGTGTGATCGGCGGTCGCCTGCATCACTCGGCCTCTGCGGCGGTCGTCGCCGACTCGGTCGGCTCGAGCGACGCGGCGCGCGCGTCGGCGAGCTCGCGCTCGGCCTTGTCGAGGTCGTCGACCGCGAGGTCGAGGTCACGCCCGGCGGTGCGCGTGTCGGCTGCCTTGGTGGCGCGGACCGAACGCAGGTCACGGGCTCGCGCGATCACCTCATCGCGCCGACGCTCGACGCGCTTCTCGGCGTCTCGCACCGCAGGGCTCTTCGATGGACGGGCCACGGGTCTCCTCCTCGCGTCGCGGTCACCGCGTCGTCGATGGGCGGAGCATGCTGTGCGACTTGCCGCACGGCAAGTCATATCGATAGTCGACGGAGACTTTTCTCACTCTGCTTGCCGCTCGGCAAGGCTGAGCATCGGCGGATGAAGATCGGTCTTCACGTCGCTGCGGCAGCGGTGCTGTTTTCTCACGCCGCGTGCTACGCGCCGTATTCGAGTCCCGCGGCGGAGACTGTCAGCGTGAGCGAGCCCGCTTCCGTGGCGCCACAAGAGCCGACAGCCAACGGCGAGGACGCACTTGCCCTCGCTCGAGCTCAGTACCCCGAGTGCGCTGACGTGCGCTTCGATCGCTGGATCCACTCGGACCGCGCGTCAGTAAACGTGTGCGGCGTCTACCGAATCTATGCGTGGAGCGACGATGGCGGCGTGTACGAAGTCAATGACCTCGAGGGGTCCGCAACCGCCGCATACCCCACGAGTCCCCCGCACCCAGCGGCGTCGGGCGGCCCAGTCCGTGTGCACGGCTACTACCGGCGCGACGGAACCTACGTGCATCCGCACACGCGTCGTCGGCCGCGCTGAGCGTCAGTTTTGATCCGCGCTGGACGTCGGCGACACCAGCATGGAACGCCAGCTCGAAGACATCGCAACGGCGACGCTCGCCAAGTATGGGATGCCCTTGCCGGTCGACATCTACCGGCTGTGCATCCGCATGAAGTACGACGTGCGGCTTGGCGAACCGGGGTCACGCCCGACCGTGCTCGGCCGCACCATCTTCGTCACGCCCGAGGAACCGGAGGAGCGGCAGCGTTTCGCCGCAGCGCACGAGCTCGCGCACATGATCATGAGAGCGCTCGGGCTCTCGATCTCCGAGTCCGAGAAGCACGCGAACTGGCTCGCGTCCGCGCTGCTTCATCCTGAGGCGTGGTTCCTCGAGCGGCTCGCGGCTCGCGGTTGGGATCTGGCGGCGCTCAAGACCGACTGCCGGTGGTCGTCCTACGAGGCGATCGGCCGGCGCATCGTGAGCCTGCAGCCGGCCGTGCTCTGGGTGTGCGACCGCGGGCCCGGCGTCCGGAAGGGCTACCGCGTCGCGTCGCGCGGGCTCGTGGCGCGCCATAAGAAGCCAACGCGGATCGAGTGGAAGCTGGTGCGGGACGCCGCGGCGAGCCTTCAGCCGCAGGTGATCGCGGGCGTCGGCGCTTGGCCGCTGCCGAGCCCCGAGCACGAGTGGCTCCGGGTCGTGTCGCTCGCCCGCGCTGACGCGATCGCGATGTGACTACTCGTCGCCCTCGTCCGCCTCGGCCTCCGCCCACCCGGGCGGGCGCTGCGCTGTGGCCTTCGTGATCGCGCGCGCCGCCGCGATGTAGTCGTCGACCGACTGTGCGCCGCCCCGGAAGGGAGCGGTGCGCAGCCATTCCGTCTGCTCGGTGGTGAGTCCGTACTTCTTCGGTCCACCGATCTCGAGGAACGTCGCCCACGCCTCGCTCACCGGGGCGAGCTTCGGCCCGCGACTCTTCACGAACTGGCGGTAATGTGGCTCAGAAAGGGCCTCGTCGAAGAAGAAGTCGGGCCGGATCTTCATCGTCCGGATGACGTCGAAGAGCGTCTTGAGATCCCCACCCGCGCGCTCCCCCTTCACGAGCTTGCTGACCTGAGACTCCGACATCCCGGTCTTCTTCGCCGCATCTCGCTGGAAGCCCGGGGAGTCGCCATGACGCTCGTCCCACTCGACGCGTAGTTGGTCGAGCAGGAGACGCAGGCGCTGACCGGGCAGGAGATCGGGCGCAGGTCGCGGCATCCGCGTCTTGTCGCATGGCAAGAGTTGCGGTGCGGCTTGCCGCGTGGCATGTTCTGCGTCCATGAACCCTCGTGAGTTGTTCTCGCTCTGGCTGGAAGAGCAGGTCGCCGCGGGCGTCACGCGTACGCAGATCGCGGTGCGGCTTGGGTGCCACCCCTCGCAGCTGCCGCGATTCGAGAGCGGCGTGCGCACCCCCGATCTCGCTGTCGCATTCGCCATCGAGGACGAGACGCGGGGTTGGGACCGCGGCCCGATTCCCGCTCGCTCGTGGGTCGGCCTGATCGACGATTCCGATGCCCGCGAGGTCGTCACGCCTCGCAACGTGAAGCGCGTCGCAACCGCGGGGCAGTGCCGATGAAGGCCGATCCCGGCACGGCGCTCGACGCGGATGCCATCCGCGAGGAGACGCAGCAGGCGGTCGCCGCGGAGACGAACCGCGGGTACGCGGACTGCGAGGAGAGCCTCGAGGACATCGCCGGCGCGAGCGGCGTGAGCCGCGCGCTCATCCGGCAGTGGTGCGCCCCCATCGGTCCCGCGCGCATCTCGGTCGCCGACGCCATCCTCGCCCCGCAGCAGGTGCGTGAACGCCTCGCGCGGATGCTCGCGCGCGCCGCCGGCTTCGAGCTCGTGCCGATCGGCTCGGCCGCCTCGAAGGGCTCGTGCGACCTGCTGATGGTCGCCGAGGCACAAGGCGCGGCGGGGCACGCGATCGCGGTGGCTCTGCGTGCGATGGCCGATCGGCTCGTCGATCGCGCCGAGGCGCGCGAGGTGCGCCCGGTGATCCGGCAGGCGCGCGAGCTGCTCGCCGCGCTCGACAAGCTCTTCGAGCAGGCGGAACGCGACGGCGTCGCTCCCGTCCGCATGGGCGACCGGAGCGCGTCGTAGTTCAATGGCGCCGTCGAGCGCAGGCCGTGGTCCGTCGATCGACGAGCGCGACGCGCGCCCGCTGGGCGACGCCTATGCGCCCGTGATCGCGCCGCGCGAAGTCGCCGGCCGTGGTGAGGCGGAATGCCCGCGTGGTGCGGACTGCGCGGGATGCGGCGTCGAGCGCTGCAAGGCGTGCGGCGTGGCGCAGTGCCGACACGCGATTTCGCGCGGGGCGTGTGCTCGCTGCGAGCGCGTCCGCGGTGTCGTCGTCGCGCGCGTCCCCCTGAAGCGCGTCCCGCGCTGAGACGAACCCGCGCTTGGCGCGGAGGAGGTGATCGATGTCGAGTTCCGAAGAGGGTCCGCGCTCCGCTCTCCACTTCATCGCAGAACTCGGTGGCGGCGATGCCGCCCGCGAGATGTCCGACGAGCTCTTCGAGCTCGGCCGGCGTCTGGTGCACGAGACGACCGCACGCGATCGGACGTGCACCGGCGAGCTGACGCTCAAGATCAAGCTCAAGGCCGATCGCTCCGGCCTCGTCGCGACGTCCTACGAGATCAAGCGCAAGGACCCGTCGAAGAGCACGACCCCCGGCTTCGCGTACCTCACGGCGGGCGGGAACCTCACGAGCGAGAACCCGCGCCAGGCCGAGCTGCCCGGGCTGCGCGAGGTGCCGGGGGGACGCGCGAATTCGCCGCCCCGCGAGCCGACCGTCGGGCGCGACATCGACGACCGCAGCAACCGCGCTGCGCCGAGGGAGGTCTGATCCATGAGCAGCTACGAGGGCAACAGCGAACAGCAGGGCGACGTGCGCGCCGCGATCGAAGCCGTCGAGCGCCTCGCCACGCCGAAGGTGTGCGAGGTCGACGGCATCGCAGACGGCGAGCTCGTCGTGATCCCGAAGGGGATGGAGATCGTCGACCTGAAGCCACAGATCGACAAGCGCCGCGAGCGCCCGGAGCGGAAGAAGGGCACCGCGAAGCTCACCACGCTCGCCGCGTTCTGCGGGTTCGTGCGTCGCTTCGCCGACGACGAGTCGGCACTCTTCGCGGTCGACAACCGCAAGGCGCCGAAGCTCCTCGCGGTGTTCGACTATCACCACTCGAACGCTCGCGACGAGGTGAGCGGGCGCGTCGTCACGGCGGGGCAGCCGCGCTTCGGCGAGCACCGCGCCGAGTACGCGTTCCCGATCTCCGATGCGTGGAAGGCGTGGACCGAGATCGCGGGAAAGCCCCTGTCGCAGGGCGACTTCGCCGCGTTCCTCGAAGAGCGCATCGTCGACGTGATCTCGCCCGAGAAGCTCGGCGAGAAGACGCTCGAGCGCGTCGCCGAGATGCACATCGAGCGCCTCGCCAACTCGATCGAGCTGATGGTGCTGTCGAAGGGGCTCTCGGTCCGCGTCGACGCGAAGGTCACGCAGGCGGTGAACCTGTCGACCGGCGAGACGGCGCTCGGCTTCGAGGAGACGCACCGCGACGCGGGCGGCGGCCAGGTGCGCGTGCCCCCTGCGTTCGCGCTGAACATGCCGGTGTTCCGCAGCGGGCGCTTCTACGTCGTGATCGCGCGCCTGCGCTACCGCGTGCACGCGGGATCGATCACGTGGACGGTCCAGCTCCAGCGCGCCGACGAGGCCTTCGACGATGCGTTCGCCGAGGCGTGCGACGAGGCGCGCATCGCGACCGAGCTGCCGCTCTTCTTCGGGACGCCGGAGGCGTGATGCTGTCCGCGACGCTCACCGAGGACCAGCTGCGCGAGCGCGATGCGCTTTGCGCGTCGCTTGGGGCGGCGATCGCCGATGCGCGCGTCGGCGGACACACGATCCGCGAGGTGCGCATCGGCACCGCGCGCCTCTACCGCGCGGGCGGTGTGAAGCCGGCGATCCCGAACGCGCCTCCGATCGTGATCGACCACGCCGACGTCGACGTGCTCACTCTCGTCATCGGACCGGGCGGGGCGACCTGATGCTGGCGGTCCTCTCGAGCCTCGTGTGGCCCGCGCCGATCGGCGTGGAGCACGCGCTCGTCGACGTCGCGCGCGAGATGCGCTGCGTGCTGGTCGCCGAGGCTCGAGAGGAGCCCGCGACGAAGCCGTGCGAGGGCTGCCTGCGCCCGATCGCCGTAGCGATGTGGCGCTGCACGCTCTGTGAGATCGCGGTCCTCGCGGGCCCCGAGGTGATGCCGTGATCGACGCGACGCGGAAGGGCCTCGTGCTCGTCGGCGACTGCCGCGCGCGCCTGCGCGAGCTCCCAGACGAAAGCGTGCACTGCGTCGTGACGTCGCCGCCCTACTGGGGCCTGCGCGACTACGGCGTCGAGGGGCAGCTCGGCCTCGAGGAGAGCCCGCACGAGTTCGTCGAGAAGCTCGTCGAGGTGTTCCGAGAGGTGCGTCGCGTGCTCCGCTCCGACGGCACGTGCTGGGTGAACCTCGGCGACTCGTACGCGGGCAACCCCGGCGGGTTCCAGGGGAAGCATGGGCAGCGCGCGTCGCGCACCTTCACCGCGCGCATCGACACGAAGAAGCGCGGCCACGGGCTGAAGCCCAAGGACCTGGTCGGCATCCCGTGGCGCGTCGCGCTCGCGATGCAGGACGACGGGTGGTGGCTCCGCTCGGACATCATCTGGTCGAAGCCCAACCCGCTCCCGGAGTCGGTGACCGACCGGCCGACGAAGTCCCACGAGTATCTCTTCCTGCTCACGAAGAGCGAGCGGTACTTCTACGACGCCGATTCGATCCGCACGCCCCTCGCCGAGAAGACGTTCACCGCGTATGGCACCACGCGTCGGTCGAAGGGCACCGACGCGCTCGGCAAGATCGCCGCGCACAACATCGCGCGCGACGTGCCCGAGCGGAAGCCGCGTCTCAACGCGGACGGCGAGCCCGCTGGCGCGAACCGGCGCTCGGTCTGGACGATCGCGACGAGGCCCTACGAGGGCGCGCACTTCGCGACGTTCCCGCCCGATCTCGTCGAGCCCTGCGTGCTCGCGGGCTGCCCGCGCGAGGGCCTCGTGCTCGACCCGTTCGCGGGCTCCGGGACCACGTTGCAGGTCGCGCTCGAGCGCGGCCGGCGCGCACTCGGAATCGAGCTCAACCCCGAATACGCGCGCCTGATCGAGCAGCGTCTCGCGAGCGTCCAGTTCCCGCTGCCGATGGGTGGTGCGGCGTGATGCTCGCCGTGATCGCTCTCGTCGCGTGGACGGGCCTCGTCGCGTCGATCGCGTTCGTGATCGGGCGGAAGCGCGAGCGCGCTCGATGCGAGCACGTACGCCGTCTGCTCGTCGGCCAGCGCAACGGCGCGCAGGACGAGGGCGCGCACTGGGAAGCCGTCGCGACGTGGTGGATCCGCCACGCGATGGAGCTGCGCCGCGAGGTGCATGCGCTGCGGGGGTACCGATGAGCAACCTCGACCTCTTCGAGCCCGAGCGCCGCTCCGAGCTCGACCAGTACTTCACCGAGGCGTGGATCGCGCGGCGCGCGGCGCGCTGGATCCCGCGCGGCGCCGTCGTGCTCGAGCCGAGCTGCGGCAGCGGGAACCTGGTCGAGGGCCTCGTGCTCGCTGGGCACCCCATCGAGAACGTGCTCGCGTTCGAGCTCGACCCCGCATGGGCCGCGCACGCGCGCACGCGCTTCCCGGGGCTCCTGGTCAACGAGGGCGATTTCCTGAAGCTCACGACCGGCGCCGACGTGCCGAACACGGTCGCCGCGTCGTTGCAGAACCCGCCGTACGGCAACGACCTCGACCTGCGGTTCGTCGAGCGCACGCTGGCGATGCTCGACCGGACCGCTCCCGCATGCGTCGTCGCGATCCTCAAGACCGACTTCGAGTACTCAGACGGTCGCGCGCCCTTCTGGCGTGAGCGCGCTCGCGTGCGCCGGCGCGCGATGCTCGTCGAGCGCCCGCGCTTCGGCGCGCACGTCGACGGCAAGAAGCAGGGCGGCGCCGAGCGCAACTACGTCGTCCTCGAGATCGTGCCGCGCACCGCGCCCCGCGCGCCCGGAGCGGCCGAGGTCGTCATCGAGGAGCGCTGGTCGCGCACCGATCCCGAGTCGTGCTGGACCGGGCCGATCGCGGAGGTGCTCGCGACATGACGCGCGCTCACATGTGGACGCCCGAGACGACCGTCACCGGCGAGACGATCGCGAGGTGCTCGACCTGTGGAGCGCTCGCGACGTGGGCGCTCGCGACCTCGCCGTGCGGCGAGAGCGAGCCCAGGACGAAGCGCCGCCGGGAACCGAAGTTCCGTCGCGTCGCTCCCGAGGTCCGCGCCGAGCGCGTGAGGCGTGCGGGCGAGATGCGGGCTGCGGGTGCGTCGTACCGCGAGATCGCGGACGCCCTCGGCGTCTACCCGCAACTCGCGTGGACGTACGTGCAGGCGTACGAGCGGAGGGCCGCCGCGTGACCGAGACTGGTGCACGCGCGCGCGGCCGACGGCCGACTGACGGGCCCGACCTTCCGGCGGTGCCCTACTCCGAGCTCGGCGAGCGCATGGTCGCGCTCAGCTACGAGCTCCAGGCACGCGCGCGGCGGCTCGACACGCTCACGCGTGGGCTGAATCCGAGCGCGTACCGCCCGGGGCACGTGATGGAGCTCGCGGAGGTCCGCGAGCGCCTGCTCGCGCGCGAGGTGCACCCTCGTCGACGTAGGGCGCGCACGACGCCGCGCGGTCCGCTGCTGATGCTGCGGTGGGGCGACCGCGAGCTGTCGTATCCGCAGTGGTCGCGCGAGCCCGACGTCGCGCTCACCGCGCAAGCCATCTACGAGCGCGTGAAGCGCGGGTGGACGCCCGCGGAGGCGCTCACCACCGCGAAGGGCGCGTCGCGCCCGCGATCGGAGGCCGCGTGAGCGAGCTGACCCTCATCGACTTCGAGGCCCTCTACGACGGCGGCGACGAGCTCTTCATGCTCGGCGCCGAGTCGGCGTGGTGCGCTGTCGCGTCACGCCCGGGCGTGCTCGCGTCCGATATTCTCGCGCGTCTCACGCGCCCGCCGCGCTCGGTCCCGCCGACGATGCGCAGCACGCTCGAGCGCGCACGTTCCGCGCCGTCGAGCACCATCGATCAGAGCAAGCTGGCCTGGCTCGCGCGGAAGGCGGACCGCGACGGCGTCTGCGTGGTCGCCGGCGTGCCAGTCGATCGGCGCTTCGTGATCCACGCGATGGGTCTCGCGAAGGGCCACGGCGACGCGAGCGTCGAAGTCGCGCAGATGGCCGTCGCGTCGCTCGGCCTCGGGCATCCCGTGCTCGTCGTGCGGGGCGCCCTCTGGACGCTGATGGTCGCGCCCCTCGCGCGCGCCGGCGAGGGGTTCTCGGCGTGACGCGCAAGCGGCCTCACTGGAAGCGCGAGAACCGCGCGCGACACTGGCTCCGGAAGCGCGTGATCGACGCGGCCGGCGGTCGGTGCCTCGGCTGTGGCGAGATGGTGAACCTCATCGAGAACCACCCGCTGCAGGCGACGCTCGATCACGTCGTGCCGCTCGCGCGCGGCGGCCGGCACGTGCTCGCTAACGTCCAGCTGCTCTGCCGCGCGTGCAACCAGCGGAAGGGCTGCACGCCGCCCGAGTTCTGGACCCGCTACGACGAGGAGCACGCAGCGTGAGCGGCAAGCGCGGACGACCGAGGCGCGAGCGCTACGCGCTGCTCATGGGCGGGCTCTGGAAGAACCCGAAGATCCGTCGCATCTCCAACGAGGCGCTCGGCGTGCTCACGCGCGCGTGGTCCTACGCGGCGTCCGAGATGACCGATGGCCTCGTGCCGGTCGAGATGCTCGAGATGTGGGCGAAGCCGAAGCGCTGGCCCGCGATCCGCGCCGAGCTCACCGCGCGACATCCCGCGTCCGATGGGTGCCGCGGCGAGCCGCTCATCGCGATCGACGCAGGAGAGATCGACGCGCTCTGCCACGACTTCACCACCATCAACATCACGCGCGCGAACTGGGAAAAGCAGCTCGAAGCCGACCGGAACAGGAAGGGTCCGAAGGGTGGATTTCCGGATGGAAATCCGACCGGAAACGGACCCGGAAATCCGACCGGAAATGACCCGGATTTCCAACCGGACGCTCCGGACGAGGACGAAGACGAAGAGATCTCCTCGCTACGCTCGGAGTCGCGTGCGCGCGACGCTGGCCGGTCGGAAAATCCAAAGCCCGCGCCGACGCCACCCCCGAGCCCCGCCGAACTGCACGGGCTCGGCATGCGCGCCACCGACCCGTCGAAGTCGGGGCTCGTGCGGCTGTGGGCCGAGGCCTACGCGACGAAGCGCCGCAACGCGAAGTGCGTGTGGCTCGGACGCTCGCAGGTCGACGCGATCGTGCGAGGCGCCCCGATGCCGGCGCATCGAACGCAGGCCGACGCGCTCGAGGCGCTCGCGCAGTGGCTCGCCGACGAGCACCGCGCGGCCGAGCACGCCGCGATCGTCGAGCGAGTGCTCGCCGGGGCGTTCGCCGATCCGTGGATGCGCGAAGCGACCTACCCGCTCGCGCGGATCGCGGCGGAGCCCGGCCGGTACCTGCAGGCGCCCGCAAGAGGCCGTGCGGCGCTGCCCTCGGCCGACGAGCACGCGGCGAACGCGACGACCGACGAGGAGCTCGGGCAGCTCGGGCTGTTGCCCGACGAGACGCCCGAGGGGCGCGCAGCGCTCGAGCGGCGCCTGAACACGTACGCGAAGGGGGTGCTCGGTGGCTGACGGCGAGACGAAGGCGCCTCCGTGCGCCGAGTGCGGTTCGAGCGAGCACGTCCTCGACGCGTGCCCGCTGCGCGCGATGATCGAGCGCGACGCTCGCCTTCGACGTGAGCGCGAGGAGCGCCGCGGGGCCGAGCGACCTCTCGCGCCTGTCGGTCGTGATCTCGCCGCCGTGATCGAGGCGACCGCCGCGATGGCGACCGCGAGCGACGAGGACATCCACCGGATGGAGGTTCGGCTCCGTCGGCAGGAGCGCAACGAGCGGCTCCTCGCGAGCGGGGTCGCAGAGCCCGGACCGCTTCGAGACGAAGACCGGAGGATGCTGCTCGACGAGACCTTCGATCCAAACAAGCACGCGATGCGCGTCGTGCGCGGGTGGCTCGCTCGAGCGACCGACACCGTCACGCCCGATCGCAACATGCTCGTGCTGTGTGGCGAGCGGGGCACCGGCAAGACGCTCGCGGCTGCGTGGGCGATCGCGCAGATGGGCGGCCGGTACGTGACGCTCGAGGAGTACCTGCGCGACTACGCGCGGTGGCAGCGCGATCGCTCGCGCGAGGACGGAGGCAAGGCCGAACTCTCGCGGTACGACGCGAGCGGCCTGCTCGTGATCGACGAGCTCCGCGGCGACCTCTCGCGCGACGACCTCGACGACTGGCTCGCGAAGCTCGAGCGCCCCGCGTGGCACCGCATCGTCGACCGTCGACAGTCGCGACGTAGGCAGCTCACGATCGCGCTCACCAACGCGAAGAAGGGCGAGGTCGAACCTCCCTCGGGCTTCCTCGGCGCGCTCGTCGATGGGACGTACGACGGTCGCACCTACGACCGCATGCGTCGCGACGCGTACGTGATCGGGATCGAGGGCAAGAGCATGCGCGGCGGTGCGCTGTGACCGAGCTCCGCTACACGCTCCCGGGCCGCCCCGTCACGTGGAAGCGCGCCCGCTCGAAGGGCTCGCAGCGCTGGACGGACCCCGCGATGCGCGCTGCGCAGCACGCTCACGCCCTGCTCGTGCAGTCGCTCGTAGCGCGCATGCGCACGTGGCCGCTCGAAGCGCACTACACGCTCGAGGTCGTCGCGTACTGCGCCCCGGTGCAGCGTGGCGACGCCGACAACTACGCGAAGCTCGTGGCCGATGCGTTGCAGGGCGTCGCCTACACGAACGACCGGCGCCTCGTCGACGTCCGTGGGCGACGTGAGATCGACGCAGCCAGCCCGCGCACCGAGGTCGTGCTGCGCGTCGTGGAGTGTGCTCGATGAGCGCCCACCCCGACGCGACGCTCCCCGTCACCCCGCTGCGCGCGTGGCGTCACTCGGATCGCGGCTTCCCGTGGACGAAGCTCGAGAAGCGCACCGGCGTGCCGCTTCGCACCATCATGGCGATCGCGGCGGGGCGGCGGGCATCTCCTGAGAACGCCCAGAGGATCTCGAAGGCGACGGGAATCCCGATGCGCGATCTGCTCGGCCTGCCGAGTGCGAAGCGCGAGGAGCGCGTCGCGACGGTGATCGCCGAACTCGACACCGAGATCGACCGCGACATCGCGACCGACAGGCGCGTGATCGAAGCAGTCCGCGCACGCGACGAGCGCGTCGCCAAGGTCGTTGCGCAGGCCATCGACGA is a window encoding:
- a CDS encoding DUF2303 family protein; translated protein: MSSYEGNSEQQGDVRAAIEAVERLATPKVCEVDGIADGELVVIPKGMEIVDLKPQIDKRRERPERKKGTAKLTTLAAFCGFVRRFADDESALFAVDNRKAPKLLAVFDYHHSNARDEVSGRVVTAGQPRFGEHRAEYAFPISDAWKAWTEIAGKPLSQGDFAAFLEERIVDVISPEKLGEKTLERVAEMHIERLANSIELMVLSKGLSVRVDAKVTQAVNLSTGETALGFEETHRDAGGGQVRVPPAFALNMPVFRSGRFYVVIARLRYRVHAGSITWTVQLQRADEAFDDAFAEACDEARIATELPLFFGTPEA
- a CDS encoding helix-turn-helix domain-containing protein, whose product is MDAEHATRQAAPQLLPCDKTRMPRPAPDLLPGQRLRLLLDQLRVEWDERHGDSPGFQRDAAKKTGMSESQVSKLVKGERAGGDLKTLFDVIRTMKIRPDFFFDEALSEPHYRQFVKSRGPKLAPVSEAWATFLEIGGPKKYGLTTEQTEWLRTAPFRGGAQSVDDYIAAARAITKATAQRPPGWAEAEADEGDE
- a CDS encoding helix-turn-helix domain-containing protein; protein product: MNPRELFSLWLEEQVAAGVTRTQIAVRLGCHPSQLPRFESGVRTPDLAVAFAIEDETRGWDRGPIPARSWVGLIDDSDAREVVTPRNVKRVATAGQCR
- a CDS encoding HNH endonuclease, with protein sequence MTRKRPHWKRENRARHWLRKRVIDAAGGRCLGCGEMVNLIENHPLQATLDHVVPLARGGRHVLANVQLLCRACNQRKGCTPPEFWTRYDEEHAA
- a CDS encoding ImmA/IrrE family metallo-endopeptidase; its protein translation is MERQLEDIATATLAKYGMPLPVDIYRLCIRMKYDVRLGEPGSRPTVLGRTIFVTPEEPEERQRFAAAHELAHMIMRALGLSISESEKHANWLASALLHPEAWFLERLAARGWDLAALKTDCRWSSYEAIGRRIVSLQPAVLWVCDRGPGVRKGYRVASRGLVARHKKPTRIEWKLVRDAAASLQPQVIAGVGAWPLPSPEHEWLRVVSLARADAIAM
- a CDS encoding PD-(D/E)XK nuclease-like domain-containing protein produces the protein MSGVDYASIDAVNWSTLVHLATSAKLLEYRRDHAREDTRALRLGTLIHCAVLEPELWATRFIVEPDFGDGRRKEAKEAKAAWRASIDPDAVIVDADEHALVSRCAEAALAHPAVRDLLRGGHAEEVLTWHDEATGIACKGRLDYVAPAYLVDLKSTRAETLEQLAREVAGRLYHGQVAFYLDGAVATRRLHPLSSQVFVVAIQTVEPFDVIPARIQVADLERGRALYRSLLRRYAECRAADWWPGLAPSVVDLPLPAWTPSGEPEQTGDDW
- a CDS encoding DNA-methyltransferase, encoding MIDATRKGLVLVGDCRARLRELPDESVHCVVTSPPYWGLRDYGVEGQLGLEESPHEFVEKLVEVFREVRRVLRSDGTCWVNLGDSYAGNPGGFQGKHGQRASRTFTARIDTKKRGHGLKPKDLVGIPWRVALAMQDDGWWLRSDIIWSKPNPLPESVTDRPTKSHEYLFLLTKSERYFYDADSIRTPLAEKTFTAYGTTRRSKGTDALGKIAAHNIARDVPERKPRLNADGEPAGANRRSVWTIATRPYEGAHFATFPPDLVEPCVLAGCPREGLVLDPFAGSGTTLQVALERGRRALGIELNPEYARLIEQRLASVQFPLPMGGAA